The sequence GAGCAGCGCACCGCCGAGATGCCCGGAGTCGAGCGCGGCGAGCAGGGCCTCCGTGTCGATCAGGTTGCCACGCCCCTGATTGGAAATCCACGCGCCGGGCTTCAGGCGGGCGAGCGCGTCCGCATTCACGATGCCCCTCGTCTCCGGGGTACTGGGGAGGAGCAGGACGACCCAATCCGCGCCAGCCAGGGCGGCGTCCCGCTCGGCCTCCGGGGTGCGCGAGCGAATGCCCGTCACGTGCGCTCCAAATGGCCCCAGCAGCTCCTCCAGAATTTTCCCGATGTGCCCGTAGCCCCAGATTGCCACCCGCGCCCCGTCCAGGGTGCCGAGGTCCATCGTCCGCAGCCAGCGGCCCCCCCGCTGGGCGTCTCGGAAGCGGTGCAGGCCGCGTTCGGCGGCGAGCATTCCGGCGAGGGTGTGGACGGCCACGGTGCGGTCGTGCAGCCGGTGGGCGTTGTAGAGGGTGACGCCGGGGGGCAGGGCATTCGCCACATGCTCGATCCCCGCCGTCAGGGTCAGGACCCATTTCAGGCCGGGGAGGGCCAGCAGCTCATCCCGCAGCTTTGCGGGTGCCAGCCACAGAACCACGCCGTCCGCGCCGCCCCCCGGCACATGCTCAGGGCTGTAGAAGGCGAGGTCCACCCCCTCCACCGCCAACGTTCGGAACTCCTCCCGGTCAGGCACCAGCACGCGCACTCTCCCACTCTCCCCTCGTGATCTCCATGTGAACGTCGGTGCGGCCCGGCCCCTCGGAGCGCCCCACCTCGCGGAAACCGCACGCCAGAAAGGCCCGCTGGGCGCGGCGGTTGTGCCCGAAGGTGGTCAGGCGCACCCGTGAGAGCGGCGCCTCGCGCCCGGTGAAGGCCCAGGCGAGCAGTGCCATCACCGCCTCGCGGCCGTAGCCCTGGCCCCACAGCGAGCGCACGCCGATCATCACGCCCAGGGTGCCCAGGGTGGGCCTCAGCGGCGGGGGCGGGCGCAGGTCGTACAGCTCGGTGCTGCCGATCAGCTCGCCGCGCTCGTTCAGCACCCCGAAGCCCGCGCGCTCGCCCGAACCCTCCTCCTCCAGCATCACCCGGCGAAAGAGCCACTCGGGGAGCCGGATGGGCTTGGCGTCGTTCCAGTCGGCCAGCTCGCGGTCGCGGAAGAAGCGGTAGAGGGTGCGCCACTCCTCCGGCGTGAACTCCGGGACGGGTTTGAGGGTGACGCGGCCCCACTGGAGAGGCATGCCTTCCGCCGCCATGCGCGTCAGTCTAGCCCCCCGGCCCGCATGGGCTGGCGGTCCAACGGACCCAGCGCCCGCGTCACGTCGCGCGTCAGGCGTTCGAGGTGAAAGGCGTCCCCTTCCGCCCGCTCCACGTTGCCGCCCGGCCCGACCACCAGCAACGCGAGCGCCCGGCCCCCGGCGTGGCGCACAAAGACGCCGGGGTGACGGTCGAGAGTGACCTGTTCTTCGGGGGAGAGGACGGCCCAGGCGGGATCGGCACTCGTTAGGCCCAGGTGCGCCGTGGGGAGGTTCCGCGCCCGCAGCTCGCCCTCCAGCCATTCCATCGCCTCCAGCCGACCCCCGATGACGCCCTGCTCGATGTGGGGCCGCGCGACATTGTAGCGGATGGGCTGCCCGTCCCGCCGCCGCACGTCGCCCCCCGCCGCCCGCACGAGCGCGTGCCCCGCCGCGATGTCCCACTCCGAGCGCGGGCTCATGGTGAAGGTCACGTCGGCCTCGCCCGCCGCGATCCGCGCGAGCTTGAGGGCGATGGAGCCGCTGGGCACCATGCCGGGGAGGTCGTGCTGGTGCAGTTCCCGCTTGAACTCCGTGTCCGACACGCTGACCACGTATTCCGTCCGGTCGCTGAAGCCCGCAGGTATGCCGTTCTTCGTGACCCCCTCGCCGACTGCGCCCACGAACAGCTCGTCCGTTGCGGGAGCATAGACGACGCCGAGCAACGGCGCTCCATCCACCGCCAGGCCGATAGACACGGTGTAGTCGGGGCTGCCCGAGGTGAACTCCTTGGTCCCGTCGATGGGGTCCACGATCCACACGCGCTCCTGGCCCAGCCGCGCGGAGGTGTCGGCGGCCTCCTCGCTCAAAAATCCATCCCCCGGAAAGGCGGCCCTCAGCCCGGCCAGGATCAACTCCGAAGCCTCGCGGTCGGCGGCGGTGACGGGATCATCTGCCGAGGTCTTGTGTTCGACGGTCAGCCCACGTTCCAGGTGCGTTCTGAGCAACTCGCCCGCCTCCAGCGCGAGCCGGGTGGCCGCGTTCCGTTCGGTCTCCAGCGTCATGCCTCCGAGGATACCCGCGCCCCGCCGCGTGTCACGCCGGGCGCCTCGTCCAGCCGCAGCAGCGCGGGCGAGAGGAACCCCGCCAGGCTCGCCAGCGCCGACAGCACGCCCGCCACCATGAAGAGGCCCCGCACGCCGATCAGCTCACCCAGCGGCCCCGCGAGCGCCAGCCCGACGGGTCCGGCCAGCCCCATCACCGTGGAGAGCAGC is a genomic window of Deinococcus aerius containing:
- a CDS encoding NAD(P)-dependent oxidoreductase, whose amino-acid sequence is MRVLVPDREEFRTLAVEGVDLAFYSPEHVPGGGADGVVLWLAPAKLRDELLALPGLKWVLTLTAGIEHVANALPPGVTLYNAHRLHDRTVAVHTLAGMLAAERGLHRFRDAQRGGRWLRTMDLGTLDGARVAIWGYGHIGKILEELLGPFGAHVTGIRSRTPEAERDAALAGADWVVLLLPSTPETRGIVNADALARLKPGAWISNQGRGNLIDTEALLAALDSGHLGGALLDVTDPEPLPEGHPLWSRENVLITPHIASTTRDLIARGAEYTQAFLEAMAAGREPEGRVEAGQKY
- a CDS encoding 3'(2'),5'-bisphosphate nucleotidase CysQ family protein, translating into MTLETERNAATRLALEAGELLRTHLERGLTVEHKTSADDPVTAADREASELILAGLRAAFPGDGFLSEEAADTSARLGQERVWIVDPIDGTKEFTSGSPDYTVSIGLAVDGAPLLGVVYAPATDELFVGAVGEGVTKNGIPAGFSDRTEYVVSVSDTEFKRELHQHDLPGMVPSGSIALKLARIAAGEADVTFTMSPRSEWDIAAGHALVRAAGGDVRRRDGQPIRYNVARPHIEQGVIGGRLEAMEWLEGELRARNLPTAHLGLTSADPAWAVLSPEEQVTLDRHPGVFVRHAGGRALALLVVGPGGNVERAEGDAFHLERLTRDVTRALGPLDRQPMRAGGLD
- a CDS encoding GNAT family N-acetyltransferase → MAAEGMPLQWGRVTLKPVPEFTPEEWRTLYRFFRDRELADWNDAKPIRLPEWLFRRVMLEEEGSGERAGFGVLNERGELIGSTELYDLRPPPPLRPTLGTLGVMIGVRSLWGQGYGREAVMALLAWAFTGREAPLSRVRLTTFGHNRRAQRAFLACGFREVGRSEGPGRTDVHMEITRGEWESARAGA